A genomic stretch from Scomber scombrus chromosome 8, fScoSco1.1, whole genome shotgun sequence includes:
- the uchl5 gene encoding ubiquitin carboxyl-terminal hydrolase isozyme L5 produces MSGSAGEWCLMESDPGVFTELIKGFGCKGSQVEEIWSMEPENFDNLKPVHGLIFLFKWQPGEEPAGSIVQDSRLDHIFFAKQVINNACATQAIVSVLLNCTHSDMLLGDTLTEFREFSQSFDAAMKGLALSNSEVIRQVHNSFARQQMFEFDAKSSAKDEDAFHFVSYVPVNGRLYELDGLREGPIDLGACTQDDWISAVRPVIEKRIQKYSEGEIRFNLMAIVSDRKMIYERKISELQLQLTEDEPMDTDQSSTFLSSIQSEIAKYQLLIEEENQKLKRYKIENIRRKHNYLPFIMELLKTLAEYQQLIPLVEKAKEKQSAKKAQEAK; encoded by the exons ATGTCTGGAAGCGCAGGAGAGTGGTGTCTGATGGAGAGTGACCCCGGGGTCTTCACGGAGCTAATAAAAGGGTTTG GATGCAAAGGATCCCAGGTTGAAGAGATATGGAGTATGGAGCCAGAGAACTTTGACAACTTGAA ACCAGTCCACGGGTTGATTTTCTTGTTCAAGTGGCAGCCAGGTGAAGAGCCAGCAGGATCAATCGTCCAGGATTCAAGACTTGATCACATCTTCTTCGCAAAACAG gTCATTAACAACGCTTGTGCCACCCAGGCGATAGTCAGCGTCCTGCTCAACTGCACCCATTCTGACATGTTGCTCGGAGACACACTGACAGAGTTCAGAGAGTTTTCACAGAGTTTTGACGCTGCT ATGAAAGGTTTGGCTCTTAGCAACTCTGAAGTGATCCGACAAGTTCACAACAGCTTTGCCAG ACAGCAAATGTTTGAATTTGATGCAAAGTCGTCAGCAAAAGACGAGGACGCCTTTCACTTTGTGAGCTATGTTCCCGTCAACGGCAGACTATATGAGCTGGATGGACTTCGAGAGGGACCAATTGACctgg GTGCATGCACCCAGGATGACTGGATCAGCGCAGTTCGCCCAGTGATCGAGAAAAGAATACAAAA GTACAGTGAAGGAGAGATCCGATTCAACCTAATGGCCATCGTGTCAGACAGAAAGATGATTTACGAGAGGAAAAtctcagagctgcagctgcagcttaCTGAG GACGAACCAATGGACACAGATCAAAGCAGCACATTTCTTAGCTCCATTCAGTCAGAGATTGCCAAGTACCAACTCCTTATTGAAGAGGAAAATCAGAAACTTAAAAGATATAAG ATTGAAAACATTCGACGAAAGCACAACTACCTTCCTTTCATCATGGAGCTACTGAAGACACTGGCAGAGTACCAGCAGTTAATACCTCTGGTGGagaag GCGAAGGAGAAACAGAGCGCCAAAAAAGCCCAGGAGGCCAAGTGA
- the rgs2 gene encoding LOW QUALITY PROTEIN: regulator of G-protein signaling 2 (The sequence of the model RefSeq protein was modified relative to this genomic sequence to represent the inferred CDS: deleted 1 base in 1 codon), producing the protein MRETCSESMAFTDCMKPTDLAAEKKGIKRKNWRNRIGFFLKINSSQSILHLMKNRSYRPTADDVNQWAQSLDKLLTHKYGKAAFCIFLKSEFCEENIEFWTACEDFGTLTSHKELASKANSIYEEFIKSEAPKEINLDFHTRNAIVQSLNEPTATSFLAAQRKVYSLMENNSYPRFIHSDLYKELCAAARGEGKHIKS; encoded by the exons ATGAGAGAAACTTGTTCAGAAAGCATGGCGTTCACCGACTGTATGAAACCCACTGACCTGGCTGCAGAGAAAAAGGGGATAAA aaggAAAAACTGGAGAAATAGGATAGGATTCTTCCTGAAAATAAACTCTTCCCAGTCAATATTGCATCTAATGAAAAACAGATCCTACAG GCCAACTGCTGATGATGTGAACCAATGGGCGCAGTCACTTGACAAACTACTTACTCATAAAT aTGGCAAAGCAGCATTTTGTATCTTCCTGAAGTCTGAGTTCTGTGAAGAGAACATTGAGTTTTGGACAGCCTGTGAGGACTTCGGTACACTCACGTCGCACAAAGAGCTGGCGTCCAAGGCCAACAGCATTTACGAGGAGTTCATTAAAAGTGAAGCTCCCAAAGAG ATCAACCTGGATTTTCACACAAGAAACGCTATCGTCCAGAGCCTAAATGAGCCCACTGCAACCAGTTTTCTGGCAGCTCAGAGGAAAGTCTACAGTCTGATGGAGAACAACTCCTACCCCAGGTTTATCCACTCTGACCTCTACAAAGAACTGTGTGCAGCTGCCAGG GGAGAGGGCAAGCACATTAAGTCCTAG